One part of the Cyclobacteriaceae bacterium genome encodes these proteins:
- a CDS encoding CotH kinase family protein yields MKRLFLISIILLTAIWLSAQVQNPGTDAIFRPSELAIIRLTLTPQDKALLLDPANVNSEKYLPAIFQMTNSQLDTILEKKVGIRLRGNSSRLHEKKPFKIDFREFGGKKFYNHKKFNLKPNVNDPTQVREPLSLLYFREMNVPAARTFPLRLYINDEYMGVYINVEQLDDEFLKLRYGNDKGFLYKCSFGANLLDDGQIQNAELYESEINKSKDTRAELEHFVNVLNNTPARSFVTEIEKVFNVDLYLRQLAVEAMLGHWDGYSYNMNNYYLFYNGNSGLFEYFPYDADNTWGIDWLGRDWAKRDLTKWPREQIPLPLTKRLLNIPDFKRQYEAYLKQLLDEYFNASFLVTLLNSYKSILDQAVKEDTYFGKAFGFTHADFLTSFETRLNNNHVRYGLKEFLEVRRRYAFQQVQALIPEDNRVASLYPNPSNQPFVYYSTSEIFTEPQVYNSTGIRMPVTVSTTDDQRIKISLPDYAGAGLYYLMIDGKVLRWAYY; encoded by the coding sequence GTGAAGCGTTTATTTCTTATAAGCATCATCCTGTTGACAGCTATTTGGTTGTCAGCACAAGTTCAAAACCCCGGAACAGATGCCATTTTTCGGCCCTCTGAATTGGCAATAATACGGTTGACCCTGACTCCACAGGATAAGGCTTTGCTTCTGGATCCTGCAAACGTAAATAGTGAAAAATATTTACCAGCTATTTTTCAAATGACCAACTCGCAGTTGGACACGATCCTGGAAAAAAAGGTGGGCATCCGGTTACGGGGCAATTCATCGCGCCTGCATGAAAAGAAACCCTTCAAAATTGACTTCCGTGAATTTGGCGGAAAGAAGTTCTACAACCATAAAAAGTTTAACCTGAAACCGAATGTAAATGACCCAACACAGGTGCGCGAGCCCCTGTCATTATTGTATTTCCGCGAAATGAACGTTCCGGCAGCCCGGACGTTTCCGCTTCGGTTATATATCAATGACGAATATATGGGCGTATACATTAATGTTGAACAATTGGATGATGAATTTTTAAAACTACGTTACGGTAACGATAAGGGCTTTTTATACAAGTGCAGTTTTGGGGCAAACCTCCTGGACGATGGGCAAATCCAGAACGCGGAACTGTATGAATCAGAAATCAACAAGTCAAAAGACACGCGTGCCGAACTGGAACACTTTGTAAACGTGCTAAACAATACACCTGCTCGTTCCTTTGTAACTGAAATTGAAAAGGTATTTAATGTAGACCTATACCTGCGGCAGTTGGCGGTGGAGGCCATGCTAGGCCATTGGGATGGATACAGCTACAACATGAATAACTACTACCTGTTTTATAACGGCAACAGTGGCCTATTTGAATATTTTCCTTACGATGCCGACAACACCTGGGGCATCGATTGGTTGGGCAGGGATTGGGCTAAGCGGGATTTAACCAAATGGCCTCGCGAACAAATACCATTGCCCCTCACAAAAAGGTTATTGAATATCCCTGATTTTAAACGTCAGTACGAAGCGTATTTAAAACAATTGCTGGATGAGTATTTCAATGCATCCTTTCTGGTTACATTGTTAAATTCCTACAAAAGTATATTGGATCAAGCCGTTAAAGAGGATACCTATTTCGGCAAAGCTTTTGGCTTTACCCACGCTGATTTTTTAACCTCATTCGAAACACGATTGAACAATAATCACGTAAGGTATGGACTAAAGGAATTTCTTGAGGTGCGGAGACGCTATGCCTTTCAACAGGTGCAAGCGTTAATCCCGGAAGACAATCGTGTTGCGTCTCTTTACCCTAATCCTTCCAACCAACCCTTTGTATATTACTCCACCAGTGAAATTTTTACCGAACCTCAGGTTTATAACAGCACGGGCATACGGATGCCTGTAACCGTTAGCACAACCGATGACCAACGTATAAAAATATCGTTACCCGATTATGCCGGGGCAGGCTTGTACTATTTAATGATCGATGGTAAAGTATTGCGTTGGGCCTACTATTGA
- a CDS encoding esterase family protein has protein sequence MRQIFPLLVFLSVITASAQVGVIKESLKLKSTILGKDVEYSLYLPPDYDQSNRRYPVLYLLHGYSDDETGWTQFGEVKAIADKQLQNMEMTSMIIAMPDGGVSWYINSADGKVKYEDFFIKEFVPHIDASLRTRPEKRYRGIAGLSMGGHGTMIMAVKYPQLFAVAAPLSAGIFTRDELINMPDENWDYVFSPPYGKNKGEARLTDHLKKNWILSLVTDANAEDLKKVKYYIDCGDKDFLIKGNMELHSILIDKKVPHEFRVRQGIHDWDYWRTALPEVFNFVSKSFHQ, from the coding sequence ATGCGGCAAATATTTCCTCTTCTGGTTTTCCTGTCCGTAATTACCGCCAGCGCACAGGTAGGGGTAATTAAAGAAAGCCTGAAGCTCAAAAGTACAATTCTGGGCAAAGATGTTGAGTATAGCCTTTACCTTCCGCCCGACTATGACCAAAGCAACAGAAGGTACCCCGTGCTTTACCTGTTGCATGGATATTCCGATGATGAAACCGGATGGACCCAGTTCGGGGAAGTAAAAGCTATTGCCGATAAACAATTGCAGAACATGGAGATGACCTCCATGATTATTGCCATGCCCGATGGCGGGGTGAGTTGGTATATTAACAGCGCTGATGGAAAAGTGAAGTACGAAGATTTTTTCATCAAGGAGTTTGTCCCGCATATTGATGCCTCATTGCGCACACGTCCGGAAAAACGTTATCGCGGTATTGCCGGGCTTTCCATGGGCGGGCACGGAACTATGATTATGGCCGTTAAGTACCCACAGCTTTTTGCCGTAGCGGCTCCACTAAGTGCGGGTATTTTCACCCGCGATGAGTTAATCAACATGCCTGATGAAAATTGGGATTATGTATTTAGTCCACCGTATGGTAAGAATAAAGGAGAGGCCAGGTTAACCGATCACTTAAAAAAAAACTGGATACTTTCGCTGGTTACTGATGCCAATGCCGAGGACCTGAAAAAGGTGAAATATTATATTGATTGTGGCGATAAGGACTTCCTGATTAAAGGCAACATGGAGCTTCATTCAATTTTAATCGATAAGAAAGTTCCGCACGAATTTCGGGTTCGTCAAGGCATACACGATTGGGATTACTGGCGCACGGCTTTACCGGAGGTTTTCAACTTTGTTTCAAAGTCTTTCCATCAATAG
- a CDS encoding PLP-dependent transferase, producing MAISSSKLTQSVHSGSVGDSVHKGIVNPVFPSAAYDYEGTGETQYPRYFNTPNQRAVAQKIAALENAEDGLIFSSGLAAIMTSLFAFLKQGDHAVLQNDLYGGTFNAVAVEFPRYGIEYTLVDGTKPQEFEKAIKSNTKVIYIETPSNPTLTITDIKAVSAIAKQHGLVTIIDNTFASPVNQNPIDLGVDVVTHSGTKYIGGHSDLCCGAAVASREHIKQIWNSAFHFGGSLDAHTCWLVERSLKTIVLRVRQQNENALKLALWLKTHTKIGKVYYPGLTDHPGYEIGKAQMPGGFGGMLSFEVLGDPHAFMNRLRLIKRALSLGGVESTICSPVRTSHAKMTAEERAKINVTDNLVRLSVGIEEADDLMGDITQALKFI from the coding sequence ATGGCTATTTCAAGCTCGAAGTTAACCCAAAGTGTACATTCCGGTTCAGTTGGTGATTCGGTCCATAAAGGAATCGTCAACCCGGTTTTCCCATCCGCTGCCTACGACTATGAAGGGACTGGTGAAACACAATATCCCCGCTATTTCAACACCCCTAACCAACGTGCTGTGGCACAAAAAATAGCCGCCCTTGAAAATGCTGAAGACGGACTTATTTTCAGTTCAGGCCTGGCGGCCATCATGACATCGCTATTTGCCTTTTTGAAGCAAGGCGATCATGCCGTTTTGCAAAATGATTTATACGGTGGGACTTTTAATGCTGTAGCGGTGGAGTTTCCCCGATATGGCATTGAGTATACCCTGGTAGACGGCACCAAGCCGCAGGAATTTGAAAAAGCCATAAAGTCCAACACAAAAGTTATTTACATTGAAACACCCTCCAACCCAACCTTAACCATTACGGATATAAAAGCTGTATCAGCAATTGCGAAGCAGCATGGCCTAGTTACTATAATTGACAACACCTTTGCATCGCCAGTAAATCAAAACCCGATTGACCTGGGGGTGGATGTGGTGACGCACAGTGGCACAAAATACATTGGCGGGCACAGTGATTTGTGTTGTGGTGCTGCAGTGGCCTCAAGGGAACATATCAAACAAATCTGGAACAGTGCCTTTCACTTTGGTGGTTCGTTGGATGCCCATACCTGCTGGTTGGTAGAGCGGAGTTTAAAAACCATCGTTTTACGGGTTCGTCAGCAAAACGAAAATGCGTTGAAACTTGCGCTGTGGCTGAAAACCCATACTAAAATCGGGAAGGTTTATTATCCGGGTTTAACTGATCACCCGGGTTACGAAATTGGCAAAGCACAAATGCCCGGTGGCTTTGGTGGCATGCTTTCGTTTGAAGTTCTTGGCGATCCACATGCCTTTATGAACCGGCTCAGGCTGATCAAACGGGCATTAAGCCTGGGCGGTGTGGAGAGCACGATTTGTTCACCGGTTAGAACATCGCATGCTAAAATGACTGCGGAAGAGCGCGCAAAGATTAATGTGACCGATAACCTGGTGCGCTTGTCGGTAGGTATTGAGGAGGCTGATGATTTGATGGGGGATATTACACAGGCCTTAAAGTTTATTTAA